Proteins encoded within one genomic window of Manis pentadactyla isolate mManPen7 chromosome 4, mManPen7.hap1, whole genome shotgun sequence:
- the G6PC3 gene encoding glucose-6-phosphatase 3 isoform X1 translates to MESALGAGIAMAETLQNQLPWLENVWLWVTFLGDPKSLFLFYFPAAYYASRRVGIAVLWISLITEWLNLIFKWFLFGDRPFWWVHESGYYSQAPAQVHQFPSSCETGPGSPSGHCMITGAALWPIMTAISSQVASRAHSRWVRVIPSLTYCTFLLAVGLSRVFLLAHFPHQVLAGLITGAILGWLMAPQVPMERELSFYGLTSLALLLGASLIYWTLFTLGLDLSWSISLASKWCERPEWVHVDSRPFASLSRDSGAALGLGIALHSPCYAQVRRAYLGTGQKIACLVLAMGLLGPLDWMGYPPQISLFYIFNFLKYTLWPCLVLTLVPWVVHMFSAQEAPPIRSS, encoded by the exons ATGGAGTCCGCGCTAGGCGCGGGCATCGCTATGGCCGAAACTCTGCAGAACCAGCTGCCCTGGTTGGAGAATGTGTGGCTCTGGGTCACCTTTCTGGGCGATCCCAAGAGCCTCTTTCTGTTCTACTTCCCCGCGGCCTACTACGCCTCTCGCCGTGTGGGCATCGCGGTGCTTTGGATCAGCCTCATCACCGAGTGGCTCAACCTCATCTTCAAGTG GTTTCTGTTTGGAGACAGGCCCTTTTGGTGGGTCCATGAGTCTGGGTACTACAGCCAGGCCCCAGCCCAGGTTCACCAGTTCCCCTCTTCCTGTGAAACTGGTCCAG GCAGCCCTTCTGGACACTGCATGATCACAGGAGCAGCCCTCTGGCCCATAATGACGGCCATCTCTTCCCAGGTGGCCAGTCGGGCCCACAG CCGCTGGGTGAGGGTGATACCTAGCCTGACTTACTGCACCTTCCTACTGGCAGTCGGCCTGTCCCGGGTTTTTCTCTTAGCACATTTCCCTCACCAGGTGTTGGCTGGCTTAATAACTG GTGCTATCCTGGGCTGGCTGATGGCCCCCCAGGTGCCCATGGAGCGGGAGCTAAGCTTCTACGGACTAACCTCACTGGCCCTCTTACTGGGCGCCAGCCTCATCTATTGGACTCTCTTTACACTAGGCCTGGATCTTTCTTG GTCCATCAGCCTAGCCTCCAAGTGGTGTGAGCGGCCCGAGTGGGTGCATGTGGACAGCCGGCCCTTTGCCTCCCTGAGCCGCGACTCTGGGGCCGCCCTGGGGCTGGGCATTGCGCTGCACTCTCCCTGCTATGCCCAGGTACGGCGGGCCTATCTGGGAACTGGCCAGAAGATAGCCTGCCTTGTACTGGCTATGGGGCTGCTGGGCCCCCTGGACTGGATGGGCTACCCGCCTCAGATCAGCCTTTTCTACATCttcaatttcctcaagtacacCCTCTGGCCATGCCTGGTCCTGACCCTCGTGCCCTGGGTGGTGCACATGTTCAGTGCCCAGGAAGCACCACCCATCCGCTCTTCCTGA
- the G6PC3 gene encoding glucose-6-phosphatase 3 isoform X2, with protein sequence MESALGAGIAMAETLQNQLPWLENVWLWVTFLGDPKSLFLFYFPAAYYASRRVGIAVLWISLITEWLNLIFKWFLFGDRPFWWVHESGYYSQAPAQVHQFPSSCETGPGSPSGHCMITGAALWPIMTAISSQVASRAHRCYPGLADGPPGAHGAGAKLLRTNLTGPLTGRQPHLLDSLYTRPGSFLVHQPSLQVV encoded by the exons ATGGAGTCCGCGCTAGGCGCGGGCATCGCTATGGCCGAAACTCTGCAGAACCAGCTGCCCTGGTTGGAGAATGTGTGGCTCTGGGTCACCTTTCTGGGCGATCCCAAGAGCCTCTTTCTGTTCTACTTCCCCGCGGCCTACTACGCCTCTCGCCGTGTGGGCATCGCGGTGCTTTGGATCAGCCTCATCACCGAGTGGCTCAACCTCATCTTCAAGTG GTTTCTGTTTGGAGACAGGCCCTTTTGGTGGGTCCATGAGTCTGGGTACTACAGCCAGGCCCCAGCCCAGGTTCACCAGTTCCCCTCTTCCTGTGAAACTGGTCCAG GCAGCCCTTCTGGACACTGCATGATCACAGGAGCAGCCCTCTGGCCCATAATGACGGCCATCTCTTCCCAGGTGGCCAGTCGGGCCCACAG GTGCTATCCTGGGCTGGCTGATGGCCCCCCAGGTGCCCATGGAGCGGGAGCTAAGCTTCTACGGACTAACCTCACTGGCCCTCTTACTGGGCGCCAGCCTCATCTATTGGACTCTCTTTACACTAGGCCTGGATCTTTCTTG GTCCATCAGCCTAGCCTCCAAGTGGTGTGA